A stretch of the Ostrea edulis chromosome 9, xbOstEdul1.1, whole genome shotgun sequence genome encodes the following:
- the LOC125659358 gene encoding chondroadherin-like — translation MCLIVVLLVGVIVPDTAWSAADLCPENCHCVKDTVNCNSQTTVPQQFGDFSAIRIFNLSHNNLTSVTQNDFVKFINLQKLYLNGNDISTIENGSFSSLGQLSLLNMSSNNLKQIEHGVFCNLTNLKTLLLNRNYITNLSMDVFHNVPNLEHLSLSENRIHVMNSGTFPLPGLRTLNLDNNSLSMIPSNIFNCTPNLQIIKLNLNRISNISDYSFSSIPNVSHVSLNYNHITHIAIEAFEVRHSNPNTLLECRIEFFSIFGNLLMDVPQALNDLTYVVHLDISDNNIAQIKTQSLYRLKKLRYLRISEMPLLKHIASDAFGGLNLRDVYMSKNPMLKKLPENLLQDMSELRVVMINNNGLQSVPKSLCNWQQLMDVMMDMNNFICGCGIRWLQTYHGWGTPQTKQHMLNLKCHKPSHPQNVLIEDYDFDHLACTYPAVVQKSRVLVGLIAATLALLTVCMILFLVRYRKRLTFQYRQFKYKRHSDSAYTIDTDCKYSDLSTNGDLHGDVPTARDKDILLT, via the coding sequence ATGTGCTTAATCGTGGTACTTCTAGTGGGAGTTATCGTCCCTGACACAGCTTGGTCGGCTGCGGATCTCTGCCCTGAAAATTGTCATTGTGTGAAAGACACTGTAAATTGCAACAGCCAGACGACGGTCCCACAGCAATTTGGAGATTTTTCCGCCATTCGGATCTTCAATCTATCTCACAACAACTTGACATCAGTAACCCAGAACGATTTTGTGAAATTTATCAACCTACAGAAATTATATTTGAACGGGAATGATATTTCAACCATCGAAAATGGAAGCTTTTCGTCGCTGGGTCAATTATCATTATTGAATATGTCGTCCAACAACTTAAAGCAGATAGAACATGGAGTGTTTTGCAATCTCACCAATCTGAAGACCCTGTTACTAAATAGAAATTACATCACTAATCTGTCAATGGATGTCTTTCACAACGTTCCAAACTTAGAGCATCTAAGCTTGTCCGAAAATAGAATCCACGTAATGAATTCAGGTACCTTTCCACTTCCGGGCTTGCGCACTCTTAATTTAGATAACAACAGTCTGTCCATGATCCCATCAAATATTTTCAACTGTACACCAAATCTGCAAATCATTAAACTGAATCTCAACAGAATATCCAACATATCAGACTACAGTTTTTCAAGTATTCCCAACGTTTCGCACGTTAGTTTAAACTATAATCATATTACGCATATTGCAATAGAGGCTTTTGAAGTCAGACATTCGAATCCAAATACGTTATTGGAGTGCAGAATTGAGTTTTTCTCCATCTTTGGAAACCTACTCATGGACGTACCTCAAGCGTTGAACGATCTTACATACGTCGTCCATTTGGACATTAGTGATAACAATATTGCTCAAATCAAAACGCAATCTTTATATCGACTCAAAAAACTTCGTTACCTTCGCATTTCCGAAATGCCGCTTCTAAAACATATCGCATCAGACGCATTTGGAGGTCTAAATCTACGAGATGTATACATGTCGAAAAATCCCATGTTGAAAAAGCTACCCGAAAACCTGCTTCAGGATATGAGTGAGTTGAGAGTAGTTATGATCAATAATAATGGCCTCCAGTCCGTACCCAAAAGTCTATGCAACTGGCAACAGCTGATGGACGTCATGATGGACATGAATAACTTTATTTGCGGTTGTGGGATTCGATGGCTTCAGACATATCACGGATGGGGTACCCCACAAACGAAGCAACACATGCTGAATTTAAAATGCCATAAACCAAGTCACCCACAGAACGTCCTGATCGAAGACTATGATTTCGACCACCTCGCGTGCACATACCCAGCAGTTGTGCAGAAGTCACGTGTTCTTGTAGGACTGATAGCAGCTACACTTGCACTGCTTACAGTGTGCATGATTCTATTTCTTGTTCGCTACCGGAAGCGACTGACCTTCCAGTACAGACAGTTCAAATACAAGCGACACTCGGACTCCGCTTATACTATTGATACCGATTGCAAATACAGTGATCTCTCTACGAACGGCGATCTCCATGGAGACGTGCCCACAGCACGGGATAAGGATATTCTCCTGACATGA